A DNA window from Ranitomeya imitator isolate aRanImi1 chromosome 2, aRanImi1.pri, whole genome shotgun sequence contains the following coding sequences:
- the LOC138667340 gene encoding gastrula zinc finger protein XlCGF66.1-like: protein MDMDRDKMAERILHLTLEILFRLTGEDYTVVKKTSSDRCQDPVSEEWGRPLSPITGPPPHPLIHEDINDQKILELIYKMIELLTGEVPIRCQDVAVYFSMEEWEYLEGHRDLYKNVIMEVPQPLTSPDLSSKRTTPERCPRPLLPQDCKQEDPNAPQDHQLDGEKVSDVPCVPQYINNVPCVPPYINNN, encoded by the exons atggatatggacagagacaagatggcggagaggatattacacctcaccctagagatcctcttccggcttactggagag gattacacagtggtgaagaagacctctagtgatcgctgtcaggaccctgtgtctgaggaatggggaagacccctgagcccaatcacggggcctccacctcaccccctgatccacgaggacatcaatgaccagaagatcctagaactcatctacaagatgattgagctgctgactggagag gttcctataaggtgtcaggatgtcgctgtctatttctccatggaggagtgggagtatttagaaggacacagagatctgtacaagaacgtcataatggaggttccccagcccctcacatctccag atctatctagtaagaggacaacacctgagagatgtccccgtcctcttcttccacaagactgcaagcaagaagatcccaatgctcctcaggatcatcagttagatggagagaaggtgtcagatgtcccctgtgtgccccaatatattaataatgtcccctgtgtgcccccatatattaacaataattaa